The genomic segment TGAGAGTCTACAAATTGAATTAAACAAATTGAAATCAGGATTTGTTGTTCGCAATGTTTGAGATGCAAAAGCTAAAGTATTAAACACTTCAGCTGCAAGTGATGTTAATGGTTTTGTTCTTGGTGATCCTGGGTCAGGTAAAACTGCTGGAATTATCTTGCCAACAATAATTTATAACATTAAATTAAAAAATAAATCATCTATGATTATAAACGATCCAAAAGGAGAGTTATACCAAAAAACGTCCAAAACTTTTATTGAAAATGGTTATGAAGTTAAAACCTTTAATTTGCAAGAACCAAATAAATCTGATGCATGAAATCCTCTGACTTCTATTTTTGAAATTTGACAAAAATATTTACATCCAACAAGTGAAATTGACAATTCAAGAAAATTAGGTCAAGTTAGTGAACCAAAAGCAATGATACAATCCCATTGCAACTTAGCTAGGTGTTACACGCACTTCTCGTTAAGTTGTAAAGAATGTATTGAAAACTTAGTGAATGACCACTACATCGAATCTAATCCAAACTGATATATAGGATTTATTAAAATAACAAATGAAAATAAAAATGAAAGCTTCGATGTTTATTTTTCATCCCAAAGTGAGATGGAAAATTGAATTACTCAAGAAAAAAGAAAACTAAAGGGTGAAACTTTTGGTCAAATTGCTGAATTAGCAAGTTCTTTATATACTACTCCAGATCCGAAAAATGAATTCTTTTATTCTGCAGCTAGAGAATTTTTTGAAGGAACTTTACAATTTATGTTAGCCTTGAATGCTAAATATCCAAAAATGGTAACTATAGATAATTTTAACTTAAAATCAATTAGAAAAATTTTATCTAATAAAAACAAGTTTTTTGAAAAAATATCTCAACACTCATATGATGTAGAAAAAGCTCAAAAACTTTTAATAGAAATTAAAAACCAAAATAAGAGTTCAAAAAAAGTTCAAGAACTTGAAAGTTTTATTTCTAAAAATACATTGTCTGAAAATGACTGACAAACTAGATTAGCTGATGTTACAATTACATTTAAAAAAGACCCTGGTAATGTTGAAAATTGATGAAAGACATTAACTAATGATTTAATTATTTTTGACAACATTGAATTAGAAAACATAATCTGTCAGAATACAATAAACGTCGAAGACGCGATTAAAAAACCAACAGTTATATTTTTAATAGTGCCAGACAACAAAAAAGCCTATGTTTCACTTGTTTCACTATTTGTTGGGCAAATTTATGCAGAACTTATTTCAATTGCTTCTAAACGTGCTAATTTGGCTCTTGAGCGTAAAGTTTTATTTATTCTTGAAGAATTTGGTTCAATGAATAAAATAGATCAGTTTATCTCAGCATTTTCAATTTGTAGAAGTAGAAATATAAATATTTTAATTTGTCTTCAAAAAGAAAGTCAATTGACTGAGAAATATGGAATAAACAATACCAAATCAATTTTAGGTAACTGTCAATTAAATTATTTTGTTTCTTCAACGGAGAGAGACGATTATGAAAAATACTCAAAATCTTTTGGGATAAGAGCAGAATTAAAAAGAAGCTACAATACTAGAGATAATGAAGCAAGTGAATCTTTAGATAAAACTGCTTTAATATCAGCAGATGAACTTCAACAATTACCAAAACCTTTAGTAGCTATTTTGTTAAATGATAAAAAATACATTTCATATTTATTACCTTCTTGAATTGGTGAAAACGAGTATATTGATTATTATGGTAAAAAAGTTTATGATCACTCACCAATTGAAAACAATTTTATTAAAAAGAAAACTATGTTATATTCTGAAAAATATGAAATAGATTTGTGAAATGAATTAAAAAATATCATTAAGCAAACAGAAGAACAACAAATTGGTAAAACAAAACCCGAAGTTAAAATAATGGTTGATGAAAATTCTAATATTACCAAAGTAAAAGAAATTCACGTTTTGGATGATAGAAATTTAACAGAACTAATTGAACAGTTAAATGATTTAAGAAACCAAAATAATATAACACCTGAAATTAGACGTAAAATAGTAGAATTAAGAGCTGCTATAATAAAAAAACAACGCATTAATAATTAAGTAACTTTAAACACCAAATTTTGGTGTTTTTTATTTAAAAGTTTAATTTGTTTACAAAAATGTAAACATTTTTTTATATTTGTAAACACTTTTTGTGTTAGGTTGTGATATTATTTATAAATAAATAATATTAAAAGCAGTTGTATTTTGAACTTTTGTTTACACCTCTTATCTTGCTTCCACCTTTTTACTCAAAAAATGAGCATGAAATGCTACATTTTTAGTAAAATCCATGGGATTTAAGGTGGTAATGGTGGGATAAAGGTAAGAATTATTAAAATTGTTTACAAATTTACTAAGAACAACTGAGCACCAATAAATATCAAAATGTATTAGATTTTGAATAAAATAAAGTATATAGTTAATTATAGAAAGAGCTACTTTTAAAATATATGTAGCAAAGTGTGAAAAATATGAAAAAAATTCTAAGTATTATTGCTGCATTTAGTTTAACTGTTACTTCAAGCTTTGCTGTTGTTGCTTGTAATAAACAAATTAAAATAGTAGACATAAAGAGATCTGTTAGTCATATTCAAAATAAGACTGATATAAATGAAGTTAACCAAGAGTTAATAAAAGTTAAAGTTGATGGTGTTAAAAAAATTGAGGCTTTTGAAATTGAAAATAATGAAACTGATGTAACAATAAAGATTAGTGTTGTCGAAGGCAGAAAAATTGATAGTGATAATTTTGTTTTGACTAAAGCTATAGCTGATAAAGCAATTGATAATCCAATTGTTCCAGATGGTGAATATGAAATGAGCTTTGAAGAATATATAAAAAACTTTTCAGTAACAACAGGTGCTGAACAAGAATTTCACGGTGATTGAAATATTGATTATTTTGATTTAACAAAAAACCAAGGTGAATGATATGGTAAAACAAATAAAGAATTAAAGCAATGATACATTGATAATCAGAACTCTTTTTGAACTTGAGATAAAGCAATTGCACAATCTATTACAGGGCTTAGTACCAAATGATATGATTATTTTTTAGATAAAGATTTATTTCCAGAAGGTTTTGCTTTTATTGATAATTTATTAAATTTTGAATCGTCTGATTTCTTTGATACACCTAAATCCTTAGATACACCATCAATGCTAAACGGAAAACAAGTAACTGAAGTTGATGGATATTATGAAGTTTCTATGACTACTAAAGCAGTAAATTATTTAAAAGAAGCTAATCAAAAACAATTATTAAAAAATTTTAATATAGATAGTGAAGATAGTGAAACTGTTAATGAATTTAATGAAGGGTTTAATATAGTTGGATCAATAAAAATAAATTTTATAATATTTAGATAAAAAAACAACACAAGAACAATTTTATGTGTTAACATTAATTTATCAAAGAAAATTAAACTTTGAATTCAAGTCTCGCATGCAAATGCAGGAAAAAAGGAACCTTTTTGGTTCTTTTTTTGTATAATTCTAAATATAGGGTCTAATAATATTAAATAATTCCCGAAAGAAAGAGGGAGTATTCACATAAGTGAGTACTCCTTTTTCTAATTTAGAAAGCAGGTAATTAAATGTTGAAGGAAAAAGAAATTTGATTAGGCTATTCTGAAAGTCCAGGAGATTACTCTGATAATGATTTGAAATTAAAACACTGAAGACCACTTTTGATCACGAAAGTTTATTCTGGCACAAGTTTAATTAGAGTAACAGAAGCATCAACAAAATTGAAACAAAAATATATAATTGATGTAGTGTTAAGTTCTGGACAAGTTTTTCAATTTGATAAGGGTTCAAGTTACATAATTGATGCTAAAAGTTTAAAACAAAAGTTGAAACCGCTTATTGGTCCCGCTTTTGATAAAAAGTATAAATATATAAAAAGATCGTCAAATTATTCGTTTAATAAAATTAAAAATAAAGTTAATTTTGAAAAAATGATTTTATCAGGTGAGTATAATAACTTATCTACTGAAGAACAAGACAAACAAAGAATATGAAAACAATTTTCTTTAGAAGAACAAGAAAATAGAATGATCAGAAAAATAGAAAGAGAAGAAAAGTTAAAATTAATGCAAGAAAATAAACAATTTCAAATTATTAAAAAAAGTAAGAGGCACAACCGATAGTTTTAATAGAACTTTAACTAAATTAACTACAAAGTATGTAGTTTTTTTGTACTTATAATAAAATTGGTGTATTTATTAAAGGAGTGTTTTATATGTTATTTAACTGTCGAGAAGAATTTGCAAAAATTCTAAAAACAAAAAAACTTGAACTTGAAAGACTTGATTATGAATTGCTAATAAAGAGAGATAAAAGAAGATATAAATTGATAAGGTTAGCTAAAAGATGTATTGTTAGTGAATTTGGATATTTAAAAATAAATAGAAGGGTTTATTTTGATAATTTTGATAAAAAGTATGTGAAGTTGTTAGATGTTCACTTAAATTTAAATAAATACGTTAAGATTGATCCTGATTTAAAAGCAAAAATAGAAGATCAATTAGGTAGTGGTAAAAAATATAAAGACATTATAGACATGTTTCCCAATGCTCACTTATCATTGATGACAATTTCAAGAATATTTAAATCTGTTGAAAATGACAAAAAAAGAAATGAAGTTACTAAAAAAGTTTTATTAAAAAATAATCAAGTAGTTTATATTTTTGTTGATGATGCTTTTTTAAATGTAGATCGATTTAGGTCTAAAAAAAGGTGAAAATATAACAGAGGAAAGGACACTAAAGTTAGGGTTATTTCTTTTTGTACTGGTTATGATAAAAAAACATTAAATCTTAAACGAAAGAAATTAGCCAATAAAAGAAATACTTTTTTAATTGGAAAAAATGAAAACATTTCTACTGAAGCTTTATCATTTAAAATTTATGAATTAGGGTGTAATTTTTATGAAAATTTTGATAATGCTCATTTAGTCGTTGGTGGTGATGGTGCTACTTGAATAAAAAATCTAGCTAATTATTTAGAAGCTGACTATATATTAGATCGATATCATGCTGTTAGGGAATTAAAGAAAGTCTTCTTAAATAATTCTATAAAGAATTCTGAAACATTATTCAAAACAGCTTTAAGTTATTTTTACAAAGGAATGTATGAAGAACTTATACAAATTTTAGAAATTTTTGCATGTAATTCGATATTAAAATATTTTAAAAATAACGTCAAAGGAATTGAAAACCAAAATAAAACTTGAAATATTGGTGTGAGTGCTGAATCTGTTGTTTCTGGACTTGTTAAAAGTACTCTTGGTTATGGTTCTAAGATATTTTCTTTTAAAGTTATAAAAAACATATTAAATGCTAGAAATTTCAATTTAAACAATAATTTAGGTTTTTAAGTTATATGAATATGCTCTAAAATCAATTTTAACACTTTTTTTTCAAACAAAAATAAATTTTTTGTATAGAAGTAAGGCAAAGAACCAAAAGTGCCCTAAAACAAGAAAAAAACATAATCATAAACGCATTTATTATTTTTGCGTTAATTTTACTTGTTTTTTAAAAAAATAGAGTTATGATTGAATTAACATTTGAAATAATTGTGATAATTGCTTAGTTGAGTCCTCCTACAAAAAAGTTATGCACCCTTTAATTAATGGAGTATTTCATAGTAAAAACTTTATTGTTGGTTCAACATTATTATTTGAAAGAGCCGTAATCATCATACTAGCTACCAAAGGAAGACAAGCAGCTAAAAATGAGCCCATTATGCAACTTAATATAAGAAAAGTGAATAAAATCTTATTACTTTTTGCAGTCACACCCACAAGTTTTAAAAATTTACCTAATTTTTTTCATGAAAATTCTAAAGTTTTATCAAAACCATATTTATTCAATTCTTTCTTTTTTCCATTACTCATTAAGTTCTACCCCCTTTCAAGCTTTTTTAGAATTTCCAGCATCATATAAATTTTTAAAATGTCCATCTATTTTTTTAAGTTCATTGAATGATCCTCTTTGAACTATTCCTTCTTTAGGAGCTAACACTAAAATTTCATCTACATTCTTAATTGTTGAAAGTCTATGCGCTATAGTAACACTTGTTCGGCCTTTCATCAACTCATTTAACTTTGCTTGAATTTCTTCTTCTACAATATTATCTAATGCTGAGGTTGCTTCATCTAATATTAAAATTTTTGGGTTTTTTAAAAACATTCTAGCAATAACAAGTCTTTGCTTTTGACCACCAGATAACATAAATCCACGCTCACCCAAAATAGTGTCGTATCCATCAGGCCAACTCATTATTAAGTCATGGAGTTCTGCTTTTTTACAAGCTTTTATAATATCTTTATTTGTAGCATTAAATCTTCCATATCTTACATTATCATAAACATCGCCCAAGAAAATGGCTGGTTCTTGCTCTACATAACCCACAAGATCTAAATATGAAGAAAGCTTAACATCTTTTAAATTTATATCATCATTGATAATAACCATTCCAATTGTAGGATCATAAAATCTTAATAGCAATCTTGCTATTGTTGATTTACCAGAACCAGTTCCACCAACAAAAGCATATGATTTACCATTTTCAAAAACAAAATCAAATTTTGGTAAAATAAGTTCAGTTGGTTTTTCTGGATATGCAAAAGCTACATCTTTAAAAACAATGTTACCTTTTATGTCAGAAATTATAATTCCTTCTTCATCATCAAAGTGATTATTAAATCTTGGAGTTTGGTTTAAAATCTCACCAACTCTTTTTGAAGCAACGTTAGATTGAGTTAAACCTACAAGTATTCTTAAAAGAGACATCATAGGGCCAATCATTAGCGAAGATGCTGGAACCATACCAACCAAAACACTTATTATTTTCTCAGGATGATCTCTGTATAAAATAACACAAGCTACAATCATTGATGATTCTATAGCATTAATAGTTATATATAAAAGTGTGATGATTGTTGACTGATAAAAATTTAAAGCTGAACCTTTTTCATAGTAAGCTTTATGTTTTTCAATAAATCTTGCTTCTTCATATCTTGTAGTTCCTGAAGCTTTTATTAATTTAACATTACTTATTCTATCAGTTACATCACCATTAACTTCAGTAACAACTTTTCTTGCTGCATACGCTTTTGGTTTTATTGGAAAAAACAAAATTACAAATATAATGCCTAATGATACAAATATCAAAATTAAAATTAAAGTCATTCAAACATCGATAAAAAACATAACAGATATAGATGCTATTGTTACTAAAATACCATTTAAGAAAGTAACTGGAATAATTCCTGTTTGTTCACCAATGATTTGAGTATCAGAAATTACTTTAGTAAGAATTTCCCCAATCTTTTTGTCAGAATAATAAGACATGTCCATTGATATTAATTTTTTATTTAAATCATTTCTTAAATCTACTTCAATTTTTTTACCTAGCATACCTGCTGTTCATTGCGAAACAAACATTGAAAAAGCCATTGCTATAAGCGCAACTATCTGTACAGTTATTACTATTCATAATTTAATTCCTCAATAACCTTCTTCTACAGTTATTGGGATTGAAAGGCTAGATTTTGCAGCTAACAATGTTTGTTGCATAAGAATAGGTGAAGTTGCTGAAGATATAGCAAAAATAATAACAGAAGTTATCAATAAAAATGTTCACATTTTATTTTTTTTCATGTAGTTTAATACTAATTTTAAATATGATAATTCTTTTTTACCTTTTTCACTTTCGAATTCTTCTTCAATGTCTGTTCTTGATAACCATCTTTTTACTCTTGCTTGAGGTGTTGATGATTGTGTTATATGCTCACTATCAAGTCTTTCTTGCTCTTGTTTATCGATTTCCATAAAAACCTCTTTTCTTGTTTTTTATTCAATATATTTTAACACTTTTTTTACATAAAAATAAACCACAGGCGTGGTTTTTTTAAATTTGATTTAAAATGTCAAATCCTGAATCAATTAAAGACGCATTTTGTTTAATTAACCAATTACTTTTTTGTGTTTTGTCGTTTATTGGTTGGGGTATTGCAAATATTTTTTTGTTGTTTGAAATATTATTTGCTATAAAAGAATTTATAGATTCAAAATTATTTGTTTCTAATACAACAATAGCTTTTGACAAACCATCTACAATTTTATAATTGCTTGAAATTTCATTGGTGTATATATTAAATAATGAAGAATTTTGATGCTCACTTATAATCAAATAATCTGCTTGGTCTAAATCTTTTTTTATTATTTTTGATTTTGTTAAAAAAGTATTTAGTGGAAGTTGAGTTGTTATGATTATTTTACCATTCATTTCTATAACTTTATCAACTATAAATTCTTGTAATGGTTGATCACCAGAAATTACAATAGTTCTTTTTTCTAAAATAAGATCTGAAATTATTTTTATGACAGCTACTTTGTTGTAACTGTTAACAACTTCTCCACCAATAAAACCAATATTTTGATGATAATTATGTAACAACGAGATGCTTCCTTTAAAGTATAAAACAAAACTTGGCTCTTGAACTTGTTTTAGTGAATTTGGATATAAAGGATTAATAATGCTGATAAAGTTGTCACTTATTGTATTTGGTATTTTTATAAGATCCTTTGCTTCTATTTTTTCTTTTTCATCTAAAGCTTTATAAATAAGTTTTCAATTTGCTTGATATTTTAATGAAAAGTATAATAAAACATTATCCATTTTAACTTAAATATAAGACTCTATTTGCATAAATTTCATTAAATATACTTGTGCTGTCTTTTCCCTTTGATGAATGTATTTTGCCCTCAATCCCAATAATTGCTTGATCATGTAAAGAAAACTCATCCTCAATAACTGTAGATCAAGCTTTAACATTAATTAAGTCGTCTTCTTTATGGTATGTTTTATTTTTTGACTTATTAGGAACTCTAACAATAAACTTATAAAGTTTTGAATTCCCATCTTTTGAAGTATATGCAACTTCAGCATCGCCTTCAATTTGTCCAATAATATTTACTAGATTCATATTCACCTCTTTTTCTTGCAGCTTTTGCTGTCATTTTATTATTAAAGAAAAAAATTATTTTAGAGAACCCAAAATAATTTTTACTGGTTTATAACTTAATCTATGAATTGGTGTAACACCATTTTTAAAAAGTAAATTTTGATGCATTTTAGTACAATACCCTTTATGATTTGCAAAACCATAATTTGGATATTTTATATCATAATCAATCATTATTTGATCTCTTGTAACTTTTGCCAATATACTAGCTGCAGCAATACTTTGGCTTTTATCATCGCCTTTAATAAAAGGCAAACAAACATAATTATCAATTTTAACTTTTTCAGCATCAATTAAGCATACATCAGGCTTTGGACTTAGTTTTAATATGCTTTCTTTCATTCCATTAATACTTGCTTGCTTAGGATTGATACTATCAACAATATCATTTGATATAACTGAAATGTAATAAGAAACAGCATTTTTTTTAATTTCATTAAATAAAAAAATTCTTGATTTTTTGCTAAGTTTTTTTGAATCTTGTATTAACGGATTGGCATAGTCACTTGGTAGTATTACACTAGCAACAACTATAGGACCAGCCATAGCTCCTCTTCCAGCTTCATCACTACCACTAATCAAAGTTGTATGATAAGTTTTTTGAATATCTAAATCAAATTCAATTCTTGATTTGTCTATCATAAATCTGTAATATCCATATGTTTTTTTTCATTATCTGATTTTGCTATTTTTTCAATTTCTTTTGGAACAGCTTCTAAGACTTTTTCAAAAGAAATTCTTCCAAACTTTTGATCAATAACACATTGCATAAAATGAGAAATAACTCTATTGTAATCTAACAAATCTTCACTGATATATCATTTTTTTGATTTTCCAATTAATTCAAACAAGATTATTGTTTCACTTATTTGAATTGGTCTTTGCAATTTGGGAGATATTTTAAAGTAGGTTTCAATAACATTTTCATATGAATTAAATACATATTGCATTATTTTCCCAGCAACTCTTTCTTGAGGATAGATACCTTGTTTTATAGAATTAATTGCACATATATTTGTAGCCACTTGTTCAGAGTCTAATTTTGCAGGTAAGATACCAGGTGTATCTAAAAGCGAGATAAATTTTGATAAATGAATAATTTGTATTCCTCTTGTCAAACCTGGTTTATTTCCAACTTTAACATTTTTATTCTTAACAATTCTATTAATTAAAGTTGATTTTCCAACATTTGGTATACCAATAACTAAAACATTAATTAAAGAATTTATCATTCCTTTATTTTTATCTTTTAATTGTTTTTCTAAAGTAGCTTTGTTAATTACGTCGACTAAATCTTTGACAATGTTTTCATTTTTATTATCTAATATTAAAACTTCTCTTTTTTCTTTAGCAAAGTATTCTTTTCATTCTTGAGTAACTTTTGGGTCAGCAATGTCTGCTTTTGACATAATGAATAAAACAGGTTTATTTTTCAAAATTTTTGAAAAAGTTGTATTTCTTGATGAATATGGAGCTCTTGCATCTAAAACTTCAATAACTAAATCAACAACAGGTATTTTTGCTTCTATTGCTTTAAGGGTTTTGTTCATATGACCAGGAAATCAATTAAAATCTACTGCCATGTTTCCCCCTTTATTTCTTTATTTATTATAACAAAATACCATTACTTATCTTTATATAAATTAAGGTTTAAGGTTTTGTTACAAGTGTTTTCGATAAAAACTTGATCATGACTAACAATGATTATTGTTCCTTCATATTTTTTAATAGCAGATTCTAACATCATTATAGAATTTAAGTCTAAATAATTGGTTGGTTCATCAAGAAGCAATATGTTTGTTGGTACACTCAAAATTGCGCTTAAATTTAGTTGAACTTTTTCTCCCTCACTAAGATCTCTAACTTTTTTTAAATACATTAGGTCCGTATATTTAAATTGAGATAAATATCCCCTAATTATTGTTCTTGATTCATAAGATTTTAAATCGATAAAATCCTTAACCGAAAGATTAAGTAGTTTATCATCCATAACTTGGTGTAAATACCCTATTTTAATTAATGGGTTATTTAATTGCGATAGTTGACTATAAATAAAATTCATAAGAGTTGTTTTACCAGATCCGTTTTGCCCAGTTAATGCTATTTTGTCGCGGTTATTTATCATAAAATTGTATTTATTAAGGTGTAAAATTTCACTTCGTTTTAATCCTTGCTCAAATTCAAAAGATATTTTTTTATTAAGAATATACTTATCATTAACTTCATCTAATTTGTTTAGTTTAGTTTTAAGCGCACCTAACTTTTTACTCATAGAGCTCTTTCCAGAACCACCTTGCAGTTTCTTTTCAGATGCACTTAATTTTCTAGAACCGTTTTCTTTTTTATGATTATTTATTCTAGTTGTTGTAATATCTTTTTCTAATTGTTTTTTTTGTCATTTATATTTTTCTATATTGATGTTATGTTGTTTTGCTTCATTTTCTTTTTCAAAAATATAACTTTTAAAGTTTGTTTTATAATATTTTAATTCATTATCTTCTATCTCTAAAATTTCATTAGCTGTTTTTTGTATAAGTTCTCTGTCGTGTGTTATCAATAAAATAACACCTTTGAAACATTTCATTTTTTTTATTAAAAAATTAAAGTTGTTTCTATCTAAATTAACAGTTGGTTCATCCAAAATTATAAAGTTTCCATCAGCCATAAAAGCTTCAAGAATTTTAGTTTTGCTATATTCTCCACCACTCATATTATTATTGTTTACAAAGTATTTTTGCTCTATGTAATTAGTTTTAAATGTGTTTGTTAAAACACCTTCAAATTTGTGTTCAATTTTTGCAACAGCCTTTGCAAAACTTGTTTTACCGACTCCATTATTACCAATAAGTGCAATAATTTGGTTATTATTATTAATTTGCAATTTTTGTATTTTAAACAAAAATTGTCCATTTTGGGATAGTTTAAAATTATTTATTTGTATCATATCGTTATCTCCTTTTTTCAAAAAAGATAATGAATTAAATATTTTTTTAAGTTTAAACTGTTTTATCCATGTCGTTATTCCACCTTTTTATATAGTATAATTATACATTTTTATTAAAATATTTATCACAAAATTTTTTTTAAATTAATTTGTAATTATAAGGATTAAAAATAAAGGAGAAAAATTATATGAGTTGTTATTTAGTTTTTCTTATCAATGATTTGGATAATCTTATTAGTTATTACTTTAACAATTATCCAATACAAAATAAAGATTTTGTTTGAGCAATATTACTGTAATCAGTATACGATTAGTTAAATTTTATCTTCATACCATGATTTAATTTAATGTTTTTTACTGAAATTATTTTATTAAAAATTTGCATGTTTGGAAATAAGAAAATAAAAAGTTACACATTTGCGTAACTTTTTAAAAGTTATTGATTTACTATTTTTTTTCTTTTTTAGGTGGTAATACTTCTTTAATTCTTGCAGCTTTACCTGATAAGTTTCTGATGTAGTAAATTCTAGCTCTACGTACACGTCCTTTTTTAAGTACAGTTACACTATCAACAATTGGTGAATGTAATGGGAAAGTTCTTTCCACAAACACACCATTTGATAATTTTCGAACTACAACTGAATAAGTTATACCTGATCCTTGAGTTTTAATTACTAAACCCTCAAATGTTTGGGTACGAAATTTTTCTCCCTCTTTAATTTTTACATCAATTTTGATTGTATCTCCTGATGTAAAGTCTGGTAAGTCACTTCTAAGTTGATTGTTAACTATGTCATACTTTGATGACATAGTTTTTGTTGCTTTAGATGCCATGTCTTTTTCTCCTTTATTTTTTTAATTTTTTTAAAAGTTCTAATTGAACTTTACTTAATTTTGATTCATCAATTAAATCTGGTCTTTTATTAAAAGTAGCTATTAATTGTTGTTGTTCTCTTCATTGTTTTATATTTGCGTGATGTCCACTCAATAAAACTTCTGGTACGTTGTGACC from the Entomoplasma ellychniae genome contains:
- a CDS encoding ribonuclease HII, which produces MIDKSRIEFDLDIQKTYHTTLISGSDEAGRGAMAGPIVVASVILPSDYANPLIQDSKKLSKKSRIFLFNEIKKNAVSYYISVISNDIVDSINPKQASINGMKESILKLSPKPDVCLIDAEKVKIDNYVCLPFIKGDDKSQSIAAASILAKVTRDQIMIDYDIKYPNYGFANHKGYCTKMHQNLLFKNGVTPIHRLSYKPVKIILGSLK
- the ylqF gene encoding ribosome biogenesis GTPase YlqF → MAVDFNWFPGHMNKTLKAIEAKIPVVDLVIEVLDARAPYSSRNTTFSKILKNKPVLFIMSKADIADPKVTQEWKEYFAKEKREVLILDNKNENIVKDLVDVINKATLEKQLKDKNKGMINSLINVLVIGIPNVGKSTLINRIVKNKNVKVGNKPGLTRGIQIIHLSKFISLLDTPGILPAKLDSEQVATNICAINSIKQGIYPQERVAGKIMQYVFNSYENVIETYFKISPKLQRPIQISETIILFELIGKSKKWYISEDLLDYNRVISHFMQCVIDQKFGRISFEKVLEAVPKEIEKIAKSDNEKKHMDITDLW
- a CDS encoding ATP-binding cassette domain-containing protein translates to MIQINNFKLSQNGQFLFKIQKLQINNNNQIIALIGNNGVGKTSFAKAVAKIEHKFEGVLTNTFKTNYIEQKYFVNNNNMSGGEYSKTKILEAFMADGNFIILDEPTVNLDRNNFNFLIKKMKCFKGVILLITHDRELIQKTANEILEIEDNELKYYKTNFKSYIFEKENEAKQHNINIEKYKWQKKQLEKDITTTRINNHKKENGSRKLSASEKKLQGGSGKSSMSKKLGALKTKLNKLDEVNDKYILNKKISFEFEQGLKRSEILHLNKYNFMINNRDKIALTGQNGSGKTTLMNFIYSQLSQLNNPLIKIGYLHQVMDDKLLNLSVKDFIDLKSYESRTIIRGYLSQFKYTDLMYLKKVRDLSEGEKVQLNLSAILSVPTNILLLDEPTNYLDLNSIMMLESAIKKYEGTIIIVSHDQVFIENTCNKTLNLNLYKDK
- the rplS gene encoding 50S ribosomal protein L19, producing MASKATKTMSSKYDIVNNQLRSDLPDFTSGDTIKIDVKIKEGEKFRTQTFEGLVIKTQGSGITYSVVVRKLSNGVFVERTFPLHSPIVDSVTVLKKGRVRRARIYYIRNLSGKAARIKEVLPPKKEKK